GTTGTCGTGCGATGACACTGTGTGTCCGGGAGAGGACCGCGGCGCCCCCGTGGCGGAGCCCGTCGGGACCGCCAGGACTGCCAGGACCGTAAGGGGGCTTCCCCCGAGTCCCCCCAGGACCCCGGCGAAGTCCCCTGGTCCGCCGGTCCCCTGGTCCGCCGGTCCCCTGAGCCGCCGGTCCCCCAGGGCCCCGAGTCCCCTAGGTCCCCGGCGTGGCGCTCATGCCGTGCTGCTTCCCCTGGGGCGAAGCGCTCCGGGCGGCGTGTTCTCCCCGGGGCGGGGTGCTCCGGTGGGCCTGTTTCCCCCGGGTCGAGGTGGTCGGGTGCGGCGAGGCGCCGGAGTGGGGCGAAGCCCCGGCGTGCGGCGAGGCGCTTTTCCCCGGCTGCTTGCCCTTGTTCGCGTCCTGCACCATCTTCTTCAGGTCCGCGGGGGTGACGCGGCCGCCCTTCTCCTTCGAGAGGTCCTTTCCGTTGAGCAGGACGGTCGGGGTGCCGCGGAATCCGGACTTGGCGAAGGCGTCGGTGGACTTCTGCACGAAGCGGTCGTACCTGCCGTCGTTGACGCACCGGGTGAAGGCGGGGGTCACCAGTCCCTTGACCTTGCCGGCGAGTTGGAGGACGTACTGCTTGTCGGAGAACTTGTCCTCCTCCTCGGGCGGCTGGTGGGAGTAGAGGACGTCGTGGTACTCGCGGAACTTCCCCGCGTCCTGGGCGCAGAGGGCGGCGTTGGCGGCGTTGAGGGACCCCTTGCCGCCGGCGTTCCCGTCGATGATCGTCACGAGGTGGTACTCGTTCTTGAGCTGGCCTGAGTCCTGCAACTCGTGGATGGCCGGGCGGAAGCCGGTCTCGAACTGCTGGCAGGCGGGGCAGCGGAAGTCCTCCCACACCGTGAGTGTGGAGGGGGCGTGGGCAGCGCCGACGGGGATGGCGGGGCTGCTGCCGCCGCCGACCTGCCTCGGGCGGGCGGTTTCGTTGCCGGAACCGCTCTTGCCGCTGCCGGCCGAGGTCACCCAGAGGGCGATGCCGCCGGCGACCACCAGCGCCACCGCCACCGCTCCGGCGGCGATGGCCTGCCGGCCGCGCCGGGCGCGCGCCTTCTCCTTTTCCCGCTGTTCCTGCAGCCGCTCGCGGGCGGTTCTCTTACCCTCATGGTTCTTCTGGTTCACGTGGTTCACGCCCCTGGACAACGAAGCGGAGGGGTGCCGCCGCACCCCTCCGCACCGATGTTCGCCCTATCGAGGGACAGCGCGCCGGTCCTCCCGTCCCTGGGGGACCGGCGGCGCGCCCCCTAGGCCCGCTGTCGCACGCCCTCGGCCAGCTCGGCCGCCAGGGCGCGGATCCCGGCGAGACCCTCCGCCAGATCGCCGTCCGCCGCCAGCAGCCGCTTGACGAACGCCGAGCCGACGATCACACCGTCCGCGAACCGGGCCACCTCGGCGGCCTGTTCGGGGTTGGAGACGCCCAGGCCGACGCAGACCGGCAGGGCGGTGGTCGCCTTGGTGCGCCGTACGAGGTCCTGCGCCTGCGCGCCCACCGACTCACGGGTGCCCGTGACGCCCATCAGCGAGGCGGCGTAGACGAAGCCGGAACCCGCGGCCGTGATCTCGGCCAGTCGCGCGTCCTTGCTGCTGGGAGCGACGACGAAGACGGTGGCGAGGCCGTGCTTGTCGGCGTGCTCCCGCCAGGTCGCGGACTCCTGGACCGGCAGGTCGGGCAGGATGCAGCCGGCGCCGCCCGCCTCGGCGAGCTCGGCGGTGAACCGCTCGATGC
This portion of the Streptomyces sp. 2114.4 genome encodes:
- a CDS encoding thioredoxin domain-containing protein, yielding MNQKNHEGKRTARERLQEQREKEKARARRGRQAIAAGAVAVALVVAGGIALWVTSAGSGKSGSGNETARPRQVGGGSSPAIPVGAAHAPSTLTVWEDFRCPACQQFETGFRPAIHELQDSGQLKNEYHLVTIIDGNAGGKGSLNAANAALCAQDAGKFREYHDVLYSHQPPEEEDKFSDKQYVLQLAGKVKGLVTPAFTRCVNDGRYDRFVQKSTDAFAKSGFRGTPTVLLNGKDLSKEKGGRVTPADLKKMVQDANKGKQPGKSASPHAGASPHSGASPHPTTSTRGKQAHRSTPPRGEHAARSASPQGKQHGMSATPGT
- the trpA gene encoding tryptophan synthase subunit alpha, with amino-acid sequence MSGNIKLLSDTLAAAKAEGRSALIAYLPAGFPTVDGGIEAAKAVFDGGADVVEVGLPHSDPVLDGPVIQTADDIALRGGVKIADVMRTVREAHEATGKPVLVMTYWNPIDRYGIERFTAELAEAGGAGCILPDLPVQESATWREHADKHGLATVFVVAPSSKDARLAEITAAGSGFVYAASLMGVTGTRESVGAQAQDLVRRTKATTALPVCVGLGVSNPEQAAEVARFADGVIVGSAFVKRLLAADGDLAEGLAGIRALAAELAEGVRQRA